In Candidatus Saccharimonadales bacterium, the genomic window TCTTGCTCGTAACGCCCTTTTGGATCCTGATATTTGCATTACTCGGCCTCTACAACAGTAGTATTCATGAAAAACGTTTTGTCGAATTCGGGCGGCTGCTCATCGGTTCGTTCATCGGTCTGCTATTCGTGATATTTATCAACTTCTTGTCTGCAGAACCGCTCTTCCCAGCCAAATTAGTGCCAATTTATGGGTTTGGACTCGGATTTTTGTTCTTGCTTGTCTTCCGCAATCTGGCCCGGCTGGTCCGGACTGAGCTGTTCAGCTTTAAGGTAGGACTCGACCACGTCCTCATCGTCGGCAACACCATTATGACGGCCGAGCTGGTCGAGTTACTGAGAAGCAGCCGGCAATCAGGTTACAAAATACTGGGTGTCATTGGCACTCAGCACGCACTTGGCCTCAATAGTCACCGTGACGACATTCCGGTGTATCCAGAATTCAAAACTGCCCTGGCTCACATCACCGAACCAGTCCACACCATCATTCAGACAGAACTGTATGCCGACGAAGCCCGCAACCGCGATTTACTGGAGTACGCCCAGTCTCATCACGTCGCCTTCCGTTTCGTACCAGGGAATACGGAGCTTTTCGTCGGAAACATTGACGTCCAGCTGTTTCGCGGTTCTATCCCGGTGATTGCCATCCATCAAACCGCGCTGATTGGCTGGGGCCGGATTGTGAAGCGCATCTTCGACTTTGCAGCGGCGGCACTCATACTTTTAGCTGTTTCGCCGATCATGTTGATTATTGCCGTAATCCTAAAAATAGTTGACCCTGGCCCCATCTTTCTGCGCCAGACACGACTGACTCGGTTCAACAGTGAATTCAAAGTGTTTAAATTTCGCAGCATGAAAAAGACTTACAACGGTATGACTCCCGAGCAAGCCTTTACCAAAATGAACCGCCCCGAATTAATTAATATATACCGCCAGAACGGCGATCAACTGCCGAATGATCCGCGCATTACGCCAATTGGGCATTTCCTACGCCGCAGCAGCCTGGATGAGTTGCCGCAATTATTTAACGTACTAAAGGGGGATATCAGCCTGGTTGGACCGCGGGCATTGGTACCGGAAGAATTGTCAGTCTACGAGAAGCGTCACACCATACTCAGCGTCAAATCCGGCTTGACCGGTCTGGCGCAGGTGTCAGGACGGCGTAACATCAGCTTTGACGAGCGCCGCAAGCTCGACATCTTTTATGTGCAGAATTGGAGCTTCTGGCTTGATCTGGTTATTCTCGTCAAGACAATTCGCGTCGTGCTGGAGCGTACCGGCGCCGAGTAAGTTCATACTCTTGATGTAATTTATTCAGCGGCACGGCAATTTACTGTCGTTTTCATCCGTGCTACGTCTACAATAAGGATATGACCGAAGCCAGGATGAAAACAGCATCAAAAACGACCAAAAAGCTAGCAAAAGCACCCAGGAAGGTGGCTCGTAGAATCGCCGGGTCTGCCATCAGCCCAAAATCGTCCGTTGACCTGCAGTCACTCAAGGTCGCCATTGTCTGTGACTGGCTGACAGGAACGGGCGGCGCCGAACGGGTTGTGCTTGAAATGCACAAATTATTCCCAAAAGCGCCGATATATACGTCGCAGTACGATAGCAATCCGGCAATTTGGTACGGTGATACCTGGTTCCAGAAGGCCGACGTACGAACCACGGCATTGCAAAGATTGCCGAAGCGCCTCAAGAAATTTTTGCCGGTTCTGCGTGCACGGACATTTAGCCGGTTAGATCTTAGCGCATACGATCTGGTGATCGCATCAAGCGGTGCCGAGGCAAAAGGCGTCAAAGTGGGGCCTGACACCAAACTCGTCTGGTACTGCCACGCGCCGACACATTATTATTGGGGCAGGTACGAAGATTATTTGAAACATCCGGGTTTTGGCGGCTTTGATCCGCTGGCTCGAACTGGCCTTTATGCATTGGTCAAACCACTCCGCACATGGGACTACGCCGCAGCTCAGCGACCCGACCTGATTATTGCCAACTCAACACACACAGCGAGCGAGGTCAAAAAATACTACGACCGCGACGCAAAAGTAGTTTTTCCGCCCGTTGA contains:
- a CDS encoding sugar transferase, whose product is MKNNASQIYNIFLIFGDFLALIAAFAGAFVLRVTLSDIPIANPVPAITYLKIFLLVTPFWILIFALLGLYNSSIHEKRFVEFGRLLIGSFIGLLFVIFINFLSAEPLFPAKLVPIYGFGLGFLFLLVFRNLARLVRTELFSFKVGLDHVLIVGNTIMTAELVELLRSSRQSGYKILGVIGTQHALGLNSHRDDIPVYPEFKTALAHITEPVHTIIQTELYADEARNRDLLEYAQSHHVAFRFVPGNTELFVGNIDVQLFRGSIPVIAIHQTALIGWGRIVKRIFDFAAAALILLAVSPIMLIIAVILKIVDPGPIFLRQTRLTRFNSEFKVFKFRSMKKTYNGMTPEQAFTKMNRPELINIYRQNGDQLPNDPRITPIGHFLRRSSLDELPQLFNVLKGDISLVGPRALVPEELSVYEKRHTILSVKSGLTGLAQVSGRRNISFDERRKLDIFYVQNWSFWLDLVILVKTIRVVLERTGAE
- a CDS encoding glycosyltransferase; the protein is MTEARMKTASKTTKKLAKAPRKVARRIAGSAISPKSSVDLQSLKVAIVCDWLTGTGGAERVVLEMHKLFPKAPIYTSQYDSNPAIWYGDTWFQKADVRTTALQRLPKRLKKFLPVLRARTFSRLDLSAYDLVIASSGAEAKGVKVGPDTKLVWYCHAPTHYYWGRYEDYLKHPGFGGFDPLARTGLYALVKPLRTWDYAAAQRPDLIIANSTHTASEVKKYYDRDAKVVFPPVDIDRFGAQSSRKARIEPRAERFGFIIAGRQTPYKKIALAVEACSQLNLPLTVIGNGPEHHNLTALAGPSVRFLSKVSDAEMARHFKLAKAFLFPGIDDFGIVAVEALSAGTPVIAYRGGGALDYIKEGVTGEFFDEQTAESLAAALRSFDASKYDSSQIMKESKRYSTAQFGRNLTKALQACMKQTKK